In the Tepidimicrobium xylanilyticum genome, one interval contains:
- a CDS encoding ornithine aminomutase subunit alpha produces MKREDDFQERRKHLAHLTEEELEKRFWELAEKIVDPLIELAEKNTTPSIERSVLLRMGFSSLEAKSIVEGAIDRGLLGKGAGHIVYKLAKEKGMEIRETGLKLAEGKMWDEVVALFRGGER; encoded by the coding sequence ATGAAAAGAGAAGATGATTTTCAAGAGAGGAGAAAACATCTGGCTCATTTAACAGAGGAAGAGCTAGAAAAAAGATTTTGGGAATTAGCAGAAAAAATAGTAGATCCTCTGATAGAATTGGCAGAGAAAAACACTACTCCATCCATTGAAAGGTCTGTATTATTGAGGATGGGATTCTCCAGTTTAGAGGCCAAATCTATTGTTGAAGGAGCTATTGATAGAGGGTTGTTAGGTAAGGGAGCAGGACATATTGTTTATAAGCTAGCTAAGGAAAAAGGTATGGAAATAAGAGAAACAGGGTTGAAATTAGCAGAAGGCAAGATGTGGGATGAGGTTGTGGCTCTATTTAGAGGAGGTGAAAGATAA
- the oraE gene encoding D-ornithine 4,5-aminomutase subunit OraE, giving the protein MELRSNEKLDIENILKDLDKYRPKRRGWTWRKGTGEKRQIGKFTYYDTSESLKNSQPLPAAKYFGNIDPQPKPVITTEIASGRFEDDIRRMRMAAWHGADHIMVIRTAGQSHYDGLIEGTPQGIGGIPVTRKQVRAQRKALDLIEEEVGRPINYHSYVSGVAGPEIAVMFAEEGVNGAHQDPQYNVLYRNINMIRSFVDAACAKKIMAWADMAQIDGAHNANATAREAWKVMPELMVQHAINSMFSVKVGMKKENICLSTVPPTAPPAPCMRLDLPYAVALRELFYEYKMRAQMNTKYMESSTREATVTHVLNLLISQLTRADIQSTITPDEGRNVPWHIYNIEAVDTAKQAFAGMDGLNEMVEIKRYEGELAEKVRELKERAILFMEEILEVGGYFKAVEAGFFVDSGYYPERNGDGIIRKIDGGIGAGTVFEREEDYMAPVTAHFGYNNIAQYDESAVDNPSKLIGGCTFEDPDKIIFIDELDENDNVYLRLEGTKELRNTSKIKPEMEWLGDGIVLITMFLPAEERVAEFAALEIGNRLGLKDCEVIHKEIMQEAEGTRIELKGRVDFIIDINDLIIPPKPEVLTEDEIRKEIEENPMKIVAATVGEDEHSVGLREIIDIKHGGIERFGIECHYLGTSVPVEKLVDAAIEINADAILASTIISHDDIHYKNMKKLHDLCVEKGIKDRIILVAGGTQVSNDLAVKNGMDAGFGRGSNGDQVATFLVKRRREMKK; this is encoded by the coding sequence ATGGAGTTAAGGTCCAATGAAAAATTAGATATAGAGAACATACTTAAGGATTTGGATAAGTATAGACCAAAGAGAAGGGGCTGGACCTGGAGAAAAGGCACTGGCGAGAAAAGGCAAATTGGCAAATTTACCTATTATGATACATCTGAATCCCTTAAGAATAGCCAACCTCTACCTGCGGCCAAATATTTTGGCAATATTGATCCACAGCCGAAACCGGTAATAACTACAGAAATTGCTTCTGGTAGATTTGAAGACGACATTAGAAGGATGAGGATGGCCGCTTGGCATGGTGCAGACCATATCATGGTTATAAGAACAGCTGGGCAAAGCCATTATGATGGATTAATTGAAGGAACACCTCAAGGAATTGGGGGCATACCTGTTACGAGAAAGCAAGTTAGAGCCCAGAGAAAAGCACTAGATTTAATTGAAGAGGAAGTAGGTAGACCTATCAATTATCACTCCTATGTTTCTGGTGTAGCAGGTCCTGAAATTGCCGTTATGTTTGCAGAAGAAGGGGTAAATGGAGCCCATCAGGACCCTCAGTACAATGTATTATATAGAAATATCAATATGATAAGATCCTTTGTTGATGCTGCCTGTGCTAAGAAGATAATGGCTTGGGCTGATATGGCTCAAATAGATGGAGCTCATAACGCTAATGCAACAGCTAGAGAAGCTTGGAAGGTTATGCCAGAACTAATGGTTCAACATGCAATTAACTCTATGTTTTCCGTTAAAGTAGGAATGAAGAAGGAAAATATTTGCCTTTCAACCGTTCCTCCAACAGCACCACCGGCACCTTGTATGAGATTAGATTTACCTTATGCAGTAGCTTTAAGGGAGTTATTCTATGAATACAAGATGAGAGCTCAGATGAATACGAAATATATGGAATCATCCACTAGGGAAGCGACTGTAACCCATGTGTTGAATTTGTTGATATCTCAGCTTACCAGAGCGGATATTCAATCTACCATTACTCCTGATGAGGGAAGAAATGTGCCCTGGCATATATATAATATTGAAGCAGTAGATACGGCTAAGCAAGCCTTTGCGGGTATGGATGGACTAAATGAAATGGTGGAAATTAAAAGGTATGAAGGAGAATTGGCCGAAAAGGTAAGAGAATTAAAAGAAAGAGCTATATTATTCATGGAGGAAATATTAGAGGTTGGAGGATATTTTAAGGCTGTTGAAGCAGGATTCTTTGTTGATTCTGGGTATTATCCTGAGAGGAATGGTGATGGTATCATAAGGAAAATCGATGGAGGTATTGGGGCAGGTACTGTATTTGAAAGAGAAGAAGATTATATGGCACCGGTCACTGCACATTTTGGCTATAATAATATAGCCCAATATGATGAAAGCGCAGTTGATAATCCATCGAAATTGATAGGTGGTTGTACCTTTGAAGATCCAGATAAGATTATATTCATCGATGAGTTAGATGAAAATGATAATGTATACTTAAGGCTAGAGGGAACTAAGGAACTTAGAAATACTTCTAAAATAAAACCTGAAATGGAATGGTTGGGAGATGGAATAGTACTAATTACCATGTTTTTGCCTGCAGAGGAAAGGGTAGCAGAATTTGCAGCTTTAGAAATAGGAAATAGATTGGGATTAAAGGATTGCGAGGTAATCCATAAGGAAATAATGCAGGAAGCAGAAGGAACTAGAATCGAATTAAAAGGTAGAGTGGATTTTATAATAGATATCAATGATTTAATAATTCCACCTAAACCAGAAGTATTGACTGAAGATGAGATTAGAAAAGAGATTGAGGAAAATCCAATGAAGATAGTGGCAGCCACTGTTGGTGAGGATGAACATTCCGTTGGATTAAGGGAGATAATTGATATAAAGCATGGTGGAATTGAAAGGTTTGGTATTGAATGCCATTATCTTGGAACTTCAGTTCCTGTTGAAAAATTGGTAGATGCTGCAATTGAAATAAATGCGGATGCAATTTTGGCTTCTACTATAATCAGCCATGACGATATACATTACAAGAATATGAAAAAGCTACATGACCTATGTGTTGAGAAGGGAATTAAGGATAGGATTATTTTAGTTGCAGGCGGTACACAAGTTTCCAATGATTTAGCGGTTAAAAATGGCATGGATGCAGGATTTGGCAGAGGTTCCAATGGCGATCAAGTTGCTACTTTTCTAGTAAAAAGAAGAAGAGAGATGAAAAAATGA
- the ortB gene encoding 2-amino-4-oxopentanoate thiolase subunit OrtB, protein MGRDMSYEAVMSRNSEIMKRAVGIDYSHFESGGIAFDYEKMMRETGYTLEEIEKIQRETGVGNTPIYELKNLTRLARKFAPAGKGARIFIKDEACNPSGSFKARRAATSCYHAKKLGYEGVVTATSGNYGAAVASQAAMRGLKCIVVQECYDSKGVGQPEIIEKARKCEAYGAEVVQLTVGPELFYTFLVLLEETGYFNASLYTPFGIAGVETLGYEISMQFREREGRDPDIVVVTNAGGGNLTGTARGLIKAGAVDTKVVGASVNLRGLHMASDTHFNRKSFTTGHTGFGIPFATWPDRSDVPRSAARPLRYMDRYVMVNQGSVFFMTEVLAQLEGLERGPAGNTSLAAAFKLAQEMDEDQIIVVQETEYTGAGKHIQPQLTFAKENGIEIIIGDPSEEIPGQNIILPKDPGYISIEEVDLDRVKRSYIRNCLQNTKVDKVSEEDLKFLAEDTKSSEGFVKKVLDEFGVEY, encoded by the coding sequence ACTGGATATACCCTTGAAGAAATAGAAAAAATTCAAAGGGAAACTGGGGTTGGAAACACTCCGATATATGAGCTTAAGAACTTAACAAGATTAGCTAGGAAATTTGCCCCTGCAGGCAAAGGGGCTAGGATATTTATTAAAGATGAGGCTTGCAATCCTTCTGGCAGCTTTAAAGCCAGGAGAGCTGCTACAAGTTGTTATCATGCTAAGAAACTAGGTTATGAAGGGGTTGTAACTGCAACAAGCGGTAACTATGGAGCTGCTGTAGCATCCCAAGCTGCTATGCGGGGATTGAAATGCATTGTAGTTCAGGAATGCTATGATTCTAAGGGTGTAGGTCAACCAGAAATAATTGAAAAAGCGAGGAAATGTGAAGCCTATGGTGCAGAGGTTGTGCAATTGACTGTAGGACCTGAATTATTTTATACTTTCCTAGTTTTATTGGAAGAAACGGGATACTTCAATGCATCTCTTTATACGCCTTTTGGAATTGCTGGTGTAGAGACTTTAGGGTATGAAATATCCATGCAATTTAGAGAAAGGGAAGGTAGAGACCCAGACATTGTAGTAGTAACAAATGCTGGTGGTGGAAATTTAACGGGAACAGCAAGGGGGTTAATTAAGGCAGGAGCGGTGGATACTAAAGTGGTAGGAGCAAGTGTGAACTTAAGAGGGCTACATATGGCAAGCGACACCCACTTCAATAGGAAATCCTTTACTACAGGTCATACAGGATTTGGAATTCCTTTTGCAACTTGGCCTGATAGATCTGATGTGCCAAGGTCTGCTGCAAGACCATTAAGGTATATGGATAGATATGTAATGGTAAATCAAGGTTCGGTATTTTTTATGACAGAAGTATTAGCCCAGTTAGAAGGTTTAGAGAGGGGACCTGCAGGTAATACTTCTTTAGCAGCGGCATTTAAGCTAGCCCAGGAGATGGATGAAGATCAAATAATAGTCGTTCAAGAAACAGAATATACTGGTGCAGGGAAACACATTCAACCACAATTGACTTTTGCTAAAGAAAATGGTATTGAAATAATCATAGGAGATCCCTCGGAAGAAATACCAGGACAAAACATAATACTACCAAAGGATCCAGGTTATATTTCTATAGAAGAAGTAGATTTAGATAGGGTTAAAAGGTCCTATATTAGAAATTGTTTACAGAATACAAAGGTAGATAAAGTATCAGAAGAGGATTTGAAATTTTTAGCTGAGGATACTAAATCCAGTGAGGGGTTCGTTAAGAAAGTATTAGACGAATTCGGGGTAGAATATTAG